From a single Hippopotamus amphibius kiboko isolate mHipAmp2 chromosome X, mHipAmp2.hap2, whole genome shotgun sequence genomic region:
- the SLITRK4 gene encoding SLIT and NTRK-like protein 4, protein MFLWLFLILSALISSTNADSDISVEICNVCSCVSVENVLYVNCEKVSVYRPNQLKPPWSNFYHLNFQNNFLNILYPNTFLNFSHAVSLQLGNNKLQNIEGGAFLGLSALKQLHLNNNELKILRADTFLGIENLEYLQADYNLIKYIERGAFNKLHKLKVLILNDNLISFLPDNIFRFASLTHLDIRGNRIQKLPYIGVLEHIGRVVELQLEDNPWNCSCDLLPLKAWLENMPYNIYIGEAICETPSDLYGRLLKETNKQELCPMGTGSDFDVRILPPSQLENGYTTPNGHTTQTLHRLVTKPPKTTNPSKISGIVAGKALSNRNLSQIVSYQTRVPPLTPCPAPCFCKTHPSDLGLSVNCQEKNIQSMSELIPKPLNAKKLHVNGNSIKDVDISDFTEFEGLDLLHLGSNQITAIKGDVFRNLTNLRRLYLNGNQIERLYPEIFSGLHNLQYLYLEYNLIKEILAGTFDSMPNLQLLYLNNNLLKSLPVYIFSGAPLARLNLRNNKFMYLPVSGVLDQLQSLTQIDLEGNPWDCTCDLVALKLWLEKLNDGIVMKELKCETPVQFANIELKSLKNEILCPKLLNKPSAPFTSPAPAIMFTTPLGPIRSPPGGPVPLSILILSILVVLILTVFVAFCLLVFVLRRNKKPTVKHEGLGNPECGSMQLQLRKHDHKTNKKDGLGTEAFIPQTIEQMSKSHTCGLKESETGFMFSDPPGQKVMMRNVADKEKDVLHVDTRKRLSTIDELDELFPSRDSNVFIQNFLESKKEYNSIGVSGFEIRYPEKQQDKKNKKSLIGGNHSKIVVEQRKSSEYFELKAKLQSSPDYLQVLEEQTALNKI, encoded by the coding sequence ATGTTTCTTTGGCTCTTTCTGATTTTGTCAGCCctgatttcttcaacaaatgcagattctgacatATCGGTGGAAATTTGCAATGTGTGTTCCTGCGTGTCAGTTGAGAATGTGCTGTATGTCAACTGTGAGAAGGTTTCAGTCTACAGGCCAAATCAGCTGAAACCCCCTTGGTCCAATTTTTATCACCTCAActtccaaaacaattttttaaatatcctctACCCAAATACGTTCTTGAATTTTTCACATGCAGTATCCCTGCAGCTGGGAAATAATAAACTGCAGAACATAGAGGGAGGAGCCTTCCTTGGGCTCAGTGCATTAAAGCAGTTGCACTTGAACAACAATGAATTAAAGATTCTCCGAGCTGACACTTTCCTTGGCATTGAGAACTTGGAGTATCTCCAGGCTGACTACAATTTAATCAAGTATATTGAACGCGGAGCCTTCAATAAGCTCCACAAACTGAAAGTTCTCATTCTTAATGACAAtctgatttcctttcttcctgataATATTTTCCGATTTGCATCTTTGACCCATCTGGATATACGAGGGAACAGAATCCAAAAGCTCCCCTACATCGGAGTTCTGGAACACATAGGCCGCGTTGTCGAATTACAACTGGAAGATAACCCTTGGAACTGTAGCTGTGATTTGTTGCCTTTAAAAGCTTGGCTGGAGAATATGCCATATAACATTTACATAGGAGAAGCTATCTGTGAAACGCCCAGTGACTTATATGGAAGGCTtttaaaagaaaccaacaaaCAGGAATTATGCCCCATGGGCACAGGCAGTGATTTTGATGTGCGAATCCTGCCTCCATCTCAGCTGGAAAATGGCTACACCACTCCCAACGGTCACACCACCCAAACGTTACACAGGTTAGTGACCAAACCACCGAAAACGACAAATCCATCCAAGATCTCTGGAATCGTGGCAGGCAAAGCCCTCTCGAACCGGAATCTCAGCCAGATCGTGTCTTACCAAACCAGGGTGCCTCCTCTTACACCTTGCCCAGCACCTTGCTTCTGCAAAACCCACCCTTCAGATCTGGGACTGAGTGTCAACTGCCAAGAGAAAAACATCCAGTCCATGTCTGAACTGATACCGAAACCTTTAAATGCCAAGAAGTTGCACGTCAATGGCAACAGCATCAAAGATGTGGACATCTCTGACTTCACCGAATTCGAAGGACTCGACCTGCTTCATTTAGGCAGCAATCAGATTACTGCGATCAAGGGAGATGTGTTCCGCAATCTCACGAATTTACGCAGGCTGTATCTCAATGGCAATCAGATCGAAAGACTCTATCCCGAAATATTTTCAGGCCTTCATAACCTGCAGTATCTGTATTTGGAATACAACTTGATTAAGGAAATCTTAGCGGGCACCTTTGACTCGATGCCAAACTTGCAGCTCTTGTACTTAAATAATAATCTCTTAAAGAGCCTGCCCGTGTACATTTTCTCAGGAGCACCCCTTGCTAGACTGAACCTGAGGAACAACAAGTTTATGTACCTGCCTGTGAGTGGGGTCCTGGATCAGCTGCAGTCTCTTACACAGATTGACTTGGAGGGCAACCCGTGGGACTGCACTTGTGACTTGGTGGCATTAAAGCTGTGGCTGGAGAAGCTGAATGATGGGATTGTCATGAAAGAACTGAAGTGTGAGACACCTGTGCAGTTTGCCAACATCGAACTGAAGTCCCTCAAAAATGAAATCCTATGTCCCAAGCTCTTAAACAAGCCATCGGCACCCTTCACAAGCCCTGCACCTGCCATTATGTTCACCACCCCGCTGGGGCCCATTCGCAGTcctcctggtggtccagtgcctcTGTCGATTTTAATCCTCAGCATCTTAGTGGTCCTCATCTTAACTGTGTTTGTTGCTTTTTGCCTTCTTGTTTTTGTGCTGAGGCGAAACAAGAAACCCACGGTGAAGCATGAAGGCTTGGGGAACCCCGAGTGCGGCTCCATGCAGCTGCAGCTGAGAAAACACGAccacaaaactaacaaaaaagacGGACTGGGCACAGAAGCTTTCATCCCACAAACCATAGAACAGATGAGCAAGAGCCACACCTGTGGCTTGAAAGAGTCCGAAACCGGGTTCATGTTTTCTGATCCTCCAGGCCAGAAAGTCATGATGAGAAATGTCGCCGACAAGGAGAAAGATGTATTGCACGTGGATACCAGGAAGAGACTGAGCACCATCGATGAGCTGGATGAATTATTCCCGAGCAGGGATTCCAATGTATTTATTCAGAATTTTCTTGAAAGCAAAAAGGAGTACAATAGCATAGGCGTCAGTGGCTTCGAGATCCGCTATCCCGAAAAacaacaagacaaaaaaaacaagaagtcACTGATAGGCGGCAACCACAGTAAAATTGTTGTGGAGCAAAGGAAGAGTAGTgagtattttgaactgaaggcAAAACTCCAGAGTTCTCCTGACTACCTACAGGTCCTTGAGGAGCAGACAGCTTTGAACAAGATCTAG